From the genome of Halorussus sp. MSC15.2, one region includes:
- a CDS encoding NAD(P)/FAD-dependent oxidoreductase, with protein MTTKADDTDTDSEYDVVVIGGGPAGLTSALYTTRLGHDTAVFDRGGGRAAMMQDTHNVLGIPESVSGNELLESAIDQLEGYGAEYRQAFVTAVEHAAEVSRKFRLETTAGTAFTDRVVLATGLTDGRPEPPLPRTGRGLHYCLHCDAYMFVDESVYVMGHGESAAHVAMIMLNFTDDVDLLLRDAEPEWSDETDRQLRAHPVDIVEAEVVGVNNDSDGWLESLEFADGSRREYTGGFAMYGADYNNELAESLGVELDTDGAVLVDDHGRTNVEGVHAVGDITPGHNQIPVAMGQGARAGLAIHKDLRTYPKSLSELEGEIDSADVPALSDALRSHANERARADD; from the coding sequence ATGACCACTAAAGCAGACGACACGGACACCGACTCCGAGTACGACGTCGTCGTCATCGGCGGCGGGCCTGCGGGACTGACCTCGGCACTGTACACGACCCGTCTCGGTCACGACACGGCGGTGTTCGACCGCGGTGGCGGCCGCGCTGCGATGATGCAGGACACGCACAACGTCCTCGGAATTCCCGAATCCGTCTCCGGCAACGAACTCCTCGAATCGGCAATCGACCAGTTGGAGGGCTACGGAGCGGAGTACAGGCAAGCGTTCGTCACGGCCGTCGAACATGCGGCAGAGGTGTCCAGAAAGTTCCGCCTCGAAACGACCGCTGGCACGGCGTTTACCGACCGCGTCGTCCTCGCGACTGGACTTACCGATGGACGGCCCGAACCCCCACTCCCTCGCACCGGCCGGGGTCTCCATTACTGCCTCCACTGCGACGCCTACATGTTCGTCGACGAGTCGGTGTACGTGATGGGTCACGGCGAAAGCGCCGCCCACGTCGCGATGATAATGCTCAATTTCACCGACGACGTCGATTTGTTGTTACGCGACGCCGAACCCGAGTGGAGCGACGAGACCGACAGGCAACTTCGCGCTCACCCGGTCGATATCGTCGAAGCGGAGGTCGTCGGCGTGAACAACGACAGTGACGGGTGGTTAGAGAGCCTCGAGTTCGCCGACGGGTCTCGGCGCGAGTACACCGGCGGGTTCGCCATGTACGGTGCGGACTACAACAACGAACTGGCCGAGAGTCTCGGCGTCGAACTGGACACCGACGGCGCGGTCCTCGTCGACGACCACGGGCGTACGAACGTCGAGGGCGTGCACGCAGTCGGCGATATCACGCCCGGCCACAACCAGATTCCGGTGGCCATGGGACAGGGTGCGAGAGCGGGTCTCGCCATCCACAAGGACCTCCGGACGTACCCCAAGTCGTTGTCGGAGTTAGAGGGCGAAATCGACTCGGCCGACGTTCCGGCACTCTCTGACGCCCTCCGAAGTCACGCCAACGAACGCGCTCGTGCGGACGACTGA
- a CDS encoding cupin domain-containing protein, giving the protein MEKVRIEDVENAVQPAAVMRHLTEPLGATDFAMNYYELEPGDSFAFAYHRHEVQEEVFYVQSGTATFETEDGDVEVDSGEIVRFPPGEFQRGWNRGDERVIAFAFGAPLEYGEQVKLRDCPDCGEATDQELERRSDDDASSGDIVVAVCKECGTETGEWSEGSMPGQVP; this is encoded by the coding sequence ATGGAGAAAGTCCGCATCGAGGACGTCGAGAACGCAGTCCAACCGGCCGCCGTGATGCGCCACCTGACGGAACCGCTGGGAGCGACCGACTTCGCGATGAACTACTACGAACTCGAACCGGGGGATAGCTTCGCTTTCGCGTATCACCGACACGAGGTGCAAGAGGAGGTGTTCTACGTCCAATCGGGTACCGCGACCTTCGAGACGGAAGACGGTGACGTCGAGGTCGACTCCGGCGAAATCGTTCGGTTTCCGCCCGGGGAGTTCCAACGCGGATGGAACCGCGGAGACGAGCGGGTGATAGCGTTCGCCTTCGGTGCTCCGTTGGAGTACGGCGAACAGGTGAAACTCCGCGACTGCCCCGACTGCGGTGAGGCGACAGACCAGGAATTAGAGCGGCGTTCGGACGACGATGCGTCGAGCGGAGATATCGTCGTCGCGGTATGCAAGGAGTGTGGGACCGAGACTGGCGAGTGGTCCGAGGGGTCGATGCCGGGGCAGGTTCCGTAA